A portion of the Falco naumanni isolate bFalNau1 chromosome 9, bFalNau1.pat, whole genome shotgun sequence genome contains these proteins:
- the VSIR gene encoding V-type immunoglobulin domain-containing suppressor of T-cell activation: MEAPSPRAGLLLAALCLLASHGGPAAFLITTPYSLCVCPEGQNVTLTCRVSGPLADRHDLLYKTWYFSSNGDQSCSEKKHIRNITEKELHHDLSRHHEPLGNSTQKSPLEGQASHHGVEFVPDHHGAFHIVVMNLTLQDSGNYCCYAVEARREHGKPHTLQVAHGFVELQIQQGRGGLQNCTFHTATSKDITAAALATGACIVGILCLPLILLLIYKQRQAVSSRRAHELVRMESSAQGIENPVFEAVPTASMEPRPQPQLSYMASRQPSESGRHLLSEPSTPLSPPGPGDCFFPTLDPVPDSPNSLKA, encoded by the exons aTGGAGGCGCCGTCCCCCCGCGccgggctgctgctggccgcgctctgcctgctggcttcCCACG GAGGGCCAGCAGCGTTCCTGATCACTACCCCATATTCGCTCTGTGTCTGCCCCGAGGGCCAGAACGTCACCCTGACCTGCCGGGTCAGTGGTCCCCTTGCCGACCGCCACGACCTGCTCTACAAAACCTGGTACTTCAGCAGCAATGGTGACCAGAGCTGCTCTGAGAAGAAGCACATCCGCAACATCACTGAGAAAGAGCTGCACCACGACCTGAGCAGGCACCATGAGCCACTGGGCAACAGCACCCAAAAATCTCCCCTTGAGGGCCAAGCCAGCCATCACGGGGTGGAGTTTGTCCCCGACCACCATGGTGCCTTTCACATCGTGGTGATGAACCTGACGCTGCAGGACAGTGGGAATTACTGCTGCTATGCTGTGGAGGCCAGGAGGGAGCACGGCAAGCCCCACACCCTGCAGGTCGCTCATGGCTTTGTGGAGCTGCAGATTCAGCAAG gcagaggagggctTCAAAACTGCACGTTTCACACTGCCACCAGCAaag ATATCACAGCTGCCGCGCTGGCAACGGGCGCCTGCATCGTGGGcatcctctgcctgcccctcaTCTTGCTCCTGATTTACAAGCAGAGACAAGCTGTCAGCAGCAGAC GTGCCCATGAGCTCGTCAGAATGGAGAG CAGCGCCCAGGGCATCGAAAACCCTGTCTTCGAGGCGGTCCCCACGGCGAGCATGGAGCCGCGGCCCCAACCCCAGCTCTCCTACATGGCCAGCCGGCAGCCCTCTGAGTCTGGCCGGCACTTGCTCTCTGAGCCCAGCACGCCCCTGTCCCCCCCTGGCCCCGGGGACTGCTTCTTCCCAACACTGG ATCCTGTTCCCGACTCACCAAATTCCTTGAAAGCCTAA